In Deefgea piscis, the DNA window TTGGAAGTAAAGCCAAGCCGGGAAAGCAATATCATTAATTTGGAATACACCGCGACAGATCCTAAATTTGCCGCTGCATTGGCAAATAATTTTGCACAAGCGTATATCCGCACCACGATTGATATTAAAACTGCCGCAGCACAGCAAAATAATGTGTTTTTCCAAGAGCAGCTTAAATCATTACAAAGTAATTTAGAAAAAGCCCAAAATAAACTTTCTGAATATCAGCAGACCCACGGCATTGTTGGCTCAGACGAGCGTTTAGATGTTGAAACTCAGCGTCTGAATGAATTATCTAGCCAAGTAGTGGGCGCGCAATCGCAAACCTATGATGCACAATCACGTGCTCGTGGCGGTAATGTTGCACCGGACGTATTAAACAATCCATTGATTCAGCAGTTGAAAGGCCAGCTGGCCGTGCAAGAGGCCAAATACAAGCAGCTGTCGGAAAAAAATGGTGCTAATCATCCGCATAACCAACAAGCTATGGCTGAGCTGAATGCAACGCGCAGCCAGCTGAATGAGCTGATGGGGCAATACGCCGGTGGCCTCAATAGCGCAGCTGGTAATTCGGCATCGCGCCAGGCCTCGCTCAATAGCGCATTGCAAGCACAAAAAGAAAAAGTCTTGGATTTAAAATCGCAGCGTGCTGCAATCGATGTGTTGCTGCGCAATGTAGATAGTGCTCAGCGCAGCTACGACCAAGCATTGCAACGCTTTAGCCAAACCATGCTCGAAAGCCGTTCTGATCAAAGTAATATTTCGATCATTAAATCAGCGACTGAGCCAATGAAGCATTCCAGTCCAAATACGCTGCTGAACCTCATTTTGGCGGTGTTTGTTGGTGGATTATTGGCGATTGGATTTGCAATGTTGGCTGAATTAGCTGATCGGCGTATTCGGTCTAAAGATGATATTGAAGCCATGCTCGGGCTGACAGTCTTAGCTGATTTACTCCCACCCAAAAAGAAACGTCGCTTTGGTTTTAAAGTAGGAGCCGCAGCATGAATGCAATCCCTGATCCAATTGCCAATGAAGTGATTAAAGGCAATATTGGCCAGCAATTGTTGGTTAATGGCAAAATTAATGCGCAACAAGCTGAAACAATTTTAAGACTACAAAAAGAGACTGGTGGCCGTTTTGGCGAAGCCGCCATCAAGCTGGGATTTGTTACCGAAGATGACATCCAAGATGTATTGGCGCAGCAATTTGAATATGCCTACCTCGTCGCAGGGCAAAGTGCCGTTGATCAAAAGTTGGTAGCGGCGTATTCCCCATTTGATTCTCGAGTTGAAGCTTTACGTAGCTTACGCAGCCAAATTTTATTGCGTTGGCTAGAGGGCGGAAATAAATCAGTAGCATTAGCCTCCTACGACGCCGATAACACCTGCGATATCTTGGCCGCCAATTTAGCAATTGTATTCTCGCAATTGGGTGAACACACTTTGTTGGTTGACGCTAATTTACGCAATGCCGTGCAGCACCAACTCTTTGCGGTAGAAAACGGTAAAGGGCTGAGTGATATCTTAGTTGGCCGGAGTGGTATAGAGGCAGTACAGCGCATTAGTGAGTTTAGGGATTTATCAATCTTAACCGCTGGTACCACGGCGCCTAATCCACAAGAACTACTTTCCAGAGACGTATTCAGTAATATCGTTGCTGAGTTAGCACAAGCCTATGACGTAGTGATCTATAGCACTAGCGCATTAAAAGATGCCGCGGATGCGCAATTAGTTGCTTCACGTGTTAAAGGCACGATCTTGGTGGCCAGCCGTAATAAAACGCCAGTAAAAGGGCTAGAAGCCGCTAAATTACAATTGCAATCAGCAAGTGCCACTTTGCTTGGTTGCGTTCTATCTCAGGAAGAATGATGATGGAAAATAGCAATGCAATTATTGAAAATGGCCAATTTAATTTGGCCGTTTTTTTTAAACAGAATATTCTAATATTAATTGGATTTCTTGCGTTAGCAATTCCAACCATCATTAGCCTAAGCAAAGGCATTTGGCAAAATGATGATCAAGCGCATGGGCCAATTATTCTGGCAATTATCATTTGGTTGTTTTGGCAAGTCAAAGAGCAAATAGCGGCAATTGATGCAAAATCCAATCCAATCATGGGTTTTGTGCTGATCATTACTGCGCTATTGATGTATGTATTAGGCCGATCGCAAGCCATTTTGCTATTTGAAATTGGCGCATTTATACCCCTAGTTTGTGGCTTATTGCTGATCAGCAAAGGCTGGCGTGCGATTTCAATAGCATGGTTTGCCATTATTTTTATGCTGTTTTTGATTCCGCTACCGGGCTCTATTGTCGATGCATTAACCGGGGCATTAAAAAGCCAAGTTTCCCATATTGCTGAAGTATTACTTTATGCCGCTGGCTATCCCGTAGCGCGTAGCGGTGTATTAATTACGGTTGGGCAATATCAATTACTAGTGGCTGATGCCTGCTCGGGCATGCATTCAATGTTTAGCCTATTAGCAGTAGGCTCGTTGTATGTGTATATCACCAATCACAGCAGCAAAATACGCAATATATTATTGA includes these proteins:
- the epsF gene encoding chain length determinant protein EpsF, translated to MTFEQLLNILRARKWIAISVFFVVILTTLVVSLLLPKQYTAEAALAMDVKAADPVTGQQIAGYMAPSYMATQVEMISSQNTALKVVDTLGFAKLPEAQAQFQEATQGKGDIRNWFAESLLKGLEVKPSRESNIINLEYTATDPKFAAALANNFAQAYIRTTIDIKTAAAQQNNVFFQEQLKSLQSNLEKAQNKLSEYQQTHGIVGSDERLDVETQRLNELSSQVVGAQSQTYDAQSRARGGNVAPDVLNNPLIQQLKGQLAVQEAKYKQLSEKNGANHPHNQQAMAELNATRSQLNELMGQYAGGLNSAAGNSASRQASLNSALQAQKEKVLDLKSQRAAIDVLLRNVDSAQRSYDQALQRFSQTMLESRSDQSNISIIKSATEPMKHSSPNTLLNLILAVFVGGLLAIGFAMLAELADRRIRSKDDIEAMLGLTVLADLLPPKKKRRFGFKVGAAA
- the epsG gene encoding chain length determinant protein tyrosine kinase EpsG, coding for MNAIPDPIANEVIKGNIGQQLLVNGKINAQQAETILRLQKETGGRFGEAAIKLGFVTEDDIQDVLAQQFEYAYLVAGQSAVDQKLVAAYSPFDSRVEALRSLRSQILLRWLEGGNKSVALASYDADNTCDILAANLAIVFSQLGEHTLLVDANLRNAVQHQLFAVENGKGLSDILVGRSGIEAVQRISEFRDLSILTAGTTAPNPQELLSRDVFSNIVAELAQAYDVVIYSTSALKDAADAQLVASRVKGTILVASRNKTPVKGLEAAKLQLQSASATLLGCVLSQEE
- the xrtB gene encoding exosortase B; translated protein: MMMENSNAIIENGQFNLAVFFKQNILILIGFLALAIPTIISLSKGIWQNDDQAHGPIILAIIIWLFWQVKEQIAAIDAKSNPIMGFVLIITALLMYVLGRSQAILLFEIGAFIPLVCGLLLISKGWRAISIAWFAIIFMLFLIPLPGSIVDALTGALKSQVSHIAEVLLYAAGYPVARSGVLITVGQYQLLVADACSGMHSMFSLLAVGSLYVYITNHSSKIRNILLILAIIPIAFVANIIRVMTLILVTYHFGDAAGQGFIHDFAGMALFAIALIGMFMLDMLLGFFIKDKKNE